In Candidatus Neomarinimicrobiota bacterium, a genomic segment contains:
- a CDS encoding quercetin 2,3-dioxygenase, which yields MTGKSGLSKSTRPITSVIEGIQTSDGAGVKLKRIIGSPDLDTLDPFLLLDEFKNDDPEGYIGGFPSHPHRG from the coding sequence TTGACTGGTAAATCGGGATTGAGCAAGAGCACGCGTCCGATTACGTCGGTAATTGAAGGAATCCAGACCAGCGACGGCGCGGGCGTCAAACTGAAGCGTATCATCGGCTCTCCCGATCTGGACACTCTCGATCCATTTTTACTTTTAGACGAATTCAAGAATGATGATCCAGAAGGTTATATTGGTGGTTTTCCGTCTCATCCTCACCGCGGATT